The DNA segment CTACGGCACGACGCGCCCGACTGGGTGCGGCTGCTGCGCAATTTCGATCTGGATTTTCGCAACCGGCGCATCCGTTTCGTCATCCAGGCCCTCAACGGCCTGTACGGCAAGGTCGGCCACACCGCCGACCTCAACGCCCATCGCCTGGATTATCTCAAGGGGCAGTTTTACGACGTGCTGGACGCGCTGCGGAGCCGCGACGGCACGGCGGCCATCAGCCTCGACGCGGCCAACCGGGTGCGGGATGTCTTCGGGCGCGCCGTCGCCGGTGATTTCGATCCGGCGGCGGGCGCCGCGTTCGGCCTCGCCAACCTGGAGTCCATTGACACCATCGTGTCGGGTATCGCGCGGGACATCGACCTCGAGGCCATGAACCGGCGCGCCGACGATATTTTCGCCGGGATCGAGCATGTCGGCGCGGCGGGCCTCATCCGGCGCGAGTTGCTGGTCAGCTATCTGGGTTTCTCGTTCTGGGACATGATGACGTTCGCGGCGGGCGTGTGGGAAAGCGAGGGCAGCTACAACGAGATCCGCGTGTCGCGCCTCAGCCCGCAGGACTGCAACGCGATCCGTCCCGGCGGACCGGAAGAGGTGCTCAAGGGCGTCAAGCTGGGCAATTTCGGGGCGTTTTTCAAGCGTGCTCACCGCGAGAACGACTACCTCTGGGGCCGTCTGCACGGCGTGGACCGGCTGATCGACATCGTCGCCGACGCGGCGCGGGTCGAAGGGGTCGATCACACGCTGAACGTGGCGGCGCTGAAGAAGAAGGCGTTCCGCATCATCCTGCAGGCGGAGGCGCCCTTCCTGCGCGAGAGCGAAGCGCTGATCGAGGAACTGGAGCGCGAGATCGAGGAGCTCGCCGGTTAGGCGACGTGCACGATCTTGTAGATCCGCCTGGTGAACAGCCATTGGCCATCCCGCTTGCGCAATTCGTCATCATACCGGCCGCGCACGCGGATTTCCTTGCCGCTGTCGGGATCCTTGTAGATTTCCGACGTGTAGACCCGTGCCGTCGCATTGCCGCCCTCGACCTCGATCGCGCCGGGCGTGGCGATATAGATCATGGGCTCGGCGTAATCGGTCATCGACGCATATTGGGTCATGGAGGCGACCCAGCCGTTGACGATCGCCTCGCGTCCGATGAACTCCTCGTGCCCCGGCACCTCCGGCAGGCTCCAATAGGCATCCTCGGCCCAGACGGCGCCCCAGGCGTCGGCGTCGCGGATCATGACCGCGTCGGCATAGGCTTCGATCAGTTCGCGAATGAGGATGCGATCCTCGAGAGGTCCGGTGAAGGGCATGGCGATCTTCCAGGCAAAGTGTCACAGGCGGACAGGGTACCATAGGCCGCACCCCCTAGAGGATGCCTTCGCGGCCGACGCGCGTGATTGACGTATGGTGCCCAGGCACCGCAGTGCATAGCATCTTTTCATGGTTCCATAGCGGGGGACGGCGTCATGCTCGTATTCATGGATTTCGAGGCGTCCGGTCTGACGGACGACAGCTATCCGATCGAGGTTGCCTGGGTCTTCGAGGATGGGCGCACCGGCAGTTATCTCATCCGTCCGGCGCCGAACTGGACGTCCTGGACCGACAGCGCCGAGGATACCCATCGGATTACCCGCGAAACCCTTGCCGAGAAGGGCGAGCCCGCCGCCGTCGTCGCGCATGCCCTGGTCGACACCCTCTCGGGTCACGACCTCTTCGCCAGCGCGCCGACCTGGGACGGCAAGTGGCTCGGGGACCTGCTCGAGGCGGGCGGCTTTCCGAGGCAACTCCTGAGACTGCGCGATACCGAGGAGGCTCAGGCCGAAATCATCGCCGACATGCTGGGAATCGACCTCGCGACCGCCGAACGGCCGCCGGGCGAGGAGCTGCCATCGATGGTGGAGGACATCATGGTGATGGCCGCGATGCGCGAGCGCCGTATCCATCACCACCGCGCGCTCGACGACGCCGAGGAAGAACGCCGCCGGTGGTTCACCGTGCGCGACATGGCCGAAAAGCAGAAGAGCGGGATGGCGGGATAATCCGGACTCCGCGCGGCACGGCCCGCTCGATCACCGGTACTGCTTGTTTGACCCGTGGGTCTTCATGCACTCTGATTGTCGGATATTTGATCATCAATCAGAAAGAGCCAGTGCATTGAAAACCTATCGGGACAAGGTCGTCGTCATCACCGGCGGCGCTACGGGAATCGGGTTCTCCTTCGCCAAGCGCTTCGGCGCCGATGGCGCGAAGCTGGTGATCGCGAGCCGCCGCAAGGACAAGGTCGATGAGGCTGTCCAGGCGCTCAGGGACATGGGCTACCAGGCGGTGGGCACGGCGTGCGACGTGTCGGAGCTCTCCCAGGTCGAGGCGCTCGCCGATTTCGCCTGGGAAAGCTGGGGCCGCGCGGACGTCATCATGAACAATGCGGGCATTGCCCAGAGGCCGACGCCGATCATCGCCACCGCGCCGGAAGACGTCGAGCGCGTCATGCGGACCAATTATTTCGGGGTCTGGTACTGCTGTCACGTCTTCGGCAAGCGGTTCATCGAACAGGGCACGCCGGCGGCGATCTACAATGTGGGCT comes from the Iodidimonas sp. SYSU 1G8 genome and includes:
- a CDS encoding SDR family NAD(P)-dependent oxidoreductase, with the protein product MKTYRDKVVVITGGATGIGFSFAKRFGADGAKLVIASRRKDKVDEAVQALRDMGYQAVGTACDVSELSQVEALADFAWESWGRADVIMNNAGIAQRPTPIIATAPEDVERVMRTNYFGVWYCCHVFGKRFIEQGTPAAIYNVGSENSLANFVFIAGTYEASKHALHAMTDAMREEVPDFIEVSFVVPGFVSSEMTDPFGKGLTMDTDRYTGIAFPQLQAGEFYVVSHAYNMKRIDDRYQEISAAYAKYAPRYEGDDEFDARSLMAKIRARMQG
- a CDS encoding transcriptional regulator, which translates into the protein MLVFMDFEASGLTDDSYPIEVAWVFEDGRTGSYLIRPAPNWTSWTDSAEDTHRITRETLAEKGEPAAVVAHALVDTLSGHDLFASAPTWDGKWLGDLLEAGGFPRQLLRLRDTEEAQAEIIADMLGIDLATAERPPGEELPSMVEDIMVMAAMRERRIHHHRALDDAEEERRRWFTVRDMAEKQKSGMAG
- a CDS encoding nuclear transport factor 2 family protein, whose amino-acid sequence is MPFTGPLEDRILIRELIEAYADAVMIRDADAWGAVWAEDAYWSLPEVPGHEEFIGREAIVNGWVASMTQYASMTDYAEPMIYIATPGAIEVEGGNATARVYTSEIYKDPDSGKEIRVRGRYDDELRKRDGQWLFTRRIYKIVHVA